From one Humulus lupulus chromosome 8, drHumLupu1.1, whole genome shotgun sequence genomic stretch:
- the LOC133796120 gene encoding uncharacterized protein LOC133796120, which produces MRPTKWKAADCDVILKKIKLRLHTWASRHLSYAGRTQLITSVLLGLRNYQMNIFLLPQSIVKEVDKLCLWFLWGNNGTRSNFHLASWSKVYLPKALGGLGFGEGAKWNKAMLAKYIWTISHQQETLWVKWINTVYLKGQCFWHYQLKADSSWYWRNLCHIRDVFTQKDIDDAGSQGTFKICMFYKRIIHQDQVKYHHFVWNRMSVPKHHFIIWQAVNDNLLTRDHLQRVLLHLDSYLCSVCGQTEENHDHLFFNCDFSQQVVHLIQVWVGCNWPLRFNDWTKWIKDMRNGVKAAIVAAVFSATIYYIWLNRNSCIFNRSSYRVNVIVDMIKRDIVYRVSCFTQKKMKENERIFVRKMCSL; this is translated from the coding sequence ATGAGGCCAACAAAATGGAAAGCGGCTGATTGTGATGTGatcctaaaaaaaattaagcTCAGACTTCACACATGGGCTAGCAGGCATCTCTCATATGCAGGGAGGACTCAACTCATTACTTCTGTCTTATTGGGTTTGCGAAACTACCAGATGAATATCTTCTTGCTCCCACAAAGTATTGTCAAAGAGGTTGATAAACTTTGCTTGTGGTTTCTGTGGGGTAACAATGGTACCAGAAGCAACTTCCATCTTGCTTCCTGGTCCAAAGTCTACTTGCCAAAAGCTCTTGGGGGTTTGGGTTTTGGTGAAGGAGCTAAATGGAACAAGGCTATGCTTGCTAAATATATTTGGACCATTAGTCACCAACAAGAGACTTTGTGGGTGAAGTGGATAAATACTGTCTACTTAAAAGGCCAATGTTTCTGGCATTATCAACTTAAGGCCGATTCAAGTTGGTATTGGCGTAATCTTTGCCACATTCGAGATGTCTTTACTCAAAAGGACATAGATGATGCTGGCAGTCAAGGGACATTCAAAATTTGTATGTTCTATAAAAGAATTATCCACCAAGATCAAGTCAAGTACCATCATTTTGTGTGGAATAGGATGAGTGTGCCAAAGCATCATTTTATAATTTGGCAAGCAGTGAATGACAATTTGCTAACTCGAGACCACTTGCAAAGGGTGCTTCTTCATCTTGACAGCTACCTCTGCTCGGTTTGTGGTCAGACTGAAGAGAATCATGACCATTTATTCTTTAATTGTGATTTCTCTCAGCAGGTGGTGCACTTGATCCAAGTTTGGGTTGGCTGTAATTGGCCTCTTCGGTTCAATGATTGGACCAAATGGATTAAAGATATGAGAAATGGTGTTAAGGCAGCGATTGTGGCAGCAGTGTTTTCAGCAACaatttattatatttggctaaataggaattcttgtatttttaatAGATCCTCATATAGAGTGAATGTTATTGTAGACATGATAAAAAGAGATATAGTTTATAGAGTTAGTTGCTTTActcaaaagaaaatgaaagaaaatgagAGAATCTTTGTGAGGAAAATGTGTTCCTTGTAA